The Halomicrobium zhouii region ACCGTCGACGAGGAGTTCGAGGACTACTTCGTCGACTGGATGCCCACGGGCCACTACTTCGAGCACTGGTGCGAGTACCAGCAGGAGGCCCGCGAGATGACGGCCGACGACATCGACCCGGAGATCGAGCGATCCGAGGAGTACGGCTCGCGCATCATCCACTCGATGGAGACGGGCGAGCGCCGGCGGATGAATATCAACGTCCGCAACGACGCGGGCGCCATCGCGAACCTCGGGAACGACACCTGCGTCGAGGTGCCCTGCCTCGTCGACGGCCAGGGGGTCCACCCCTGCTCCGTCGGCGAGCTCCCCGCCCAGCTGGTGGCGCTCAACCGGACGAACACCAGCGTGCAGCGCCTCGCGGTGAAAGCGGCCCTCGACCACGACCAGGACGCGCTCCGACGGGCGGTGAAACTGGACCCGCTGACGGCGGCCGCCTGCACGCTCGACGAGATAGACGACATGGTCGACGACCTGCTGGCGGCCAACGCGGACTACCTCCCGGACGAACTCGTCGAGGCGCCCCGCACCGTTTCCTCGCCGACGTAACTGTCGCGGGCCTAGCCGTCGCGGACCGGTCCCCGGCCCCGCTCCTGGTGTGGCGCGTTACTCCGCCCCACCGCGGAAAGGTTTATCATCGTCATCCTACATCATCGACTATGGGCGAGCTAGAGATTCGCAACCTGACGAAGGTATTCAACGACGACAGTGGCGACATCGTCGCGGTCGACGACTTCGAGGCGGAGATCGAGGACGGTGAGCTGATCGTCCTCGTCGGGCCCTCGGGCTGTGGGAAGTCGACGACCCTTCGCTGTATCGCCGGCCTGGAGACGCCGACCCGGGGCGACATTCTCGTCGACGGGAACGACGTCACGGACAACAAGCCGAAGAACCGCGACATGGCGATGGTGTTCCAGAACTACGCGCTGTATCCCCACAAGACCGCCAGGGGCAACATGGCCTTCGGGCTCAAGATGACGACCGACCTCTCGAAGGAAGAGATCGACGAGCGGGTCGAGGAGGTCGCGGCGATGATGGGGATCGAGGACCTGCTGGGGAAGAAACCGGACGAGCTCTCCGGCGGGCAACAACAGCGCGTCGCGCTCGGCCGGGCCATCGTCCGCGAGCCCGAAGTGTTCCTGATGGACGAGCCCCTCTCCAACCTCGACGCGAAGCTCCGGACGCAGATGCGCACCGAGTTGCAGTCGCTCCAGCAGGAGTTCGGCGTCACGACCGTCTACGTCACCCACGACCAGACCGAGGCGATGACGATGTCCGACCGCATCGCCGTCCTCAACGGGGGCCAGCTCCAGCAACTCGGGACGCCCCTGGAGTGTTACCACGAACCCGCGAACCGCTTCGTCGCCAGTTTCATCGGCTCGCCGTCGATGAACTTCTTCGAGCTGGAACTGGACACGGCGGGGTCGCCGACGCTCGTCAACGAGACCTTCGAGTACGAACTCGACGACGACGTCTACGCGGACGTCGAGGGCACGGGCGACCGCTTCACCCTGGGCATCCGACCGGAGGACGTCGAGGCCGTTCCGGCCGACACTCGCAACGCGATACCGGCAGAGGTCGAGGTCACGGAACCGCTCGGTGACGTCACCTACGTCTACCTGAACGTCGGCGACCAGCAGTACACCGCGACGCTCGAGGGCGACATCGTACTGGAGGCCGGCCGGACCATCCACGTCACCTTCCCGCAGGAGAAGATCCACCTCTTCGACGGCGACACGGGCGAGGCCGTCAGGAACCGGACGCCGCCGGAGGTCGACGACTTCGGGTCGCTCACCGGCGTGGAGACGGACCAGGGCGCAGAAATAGCCGAGTAACGCTCGCGAACCGATTCTCACTCCGGACTCGGGGTCGTCACTCCAGTCGCGGCAGGTCCTTCGTCACTCCAGTCGCGGGAGGTGATCCTCGTTCGCCGCGAGCAGTTCCTCGGTCATCTCGTGAATCTCGTCGAGCGTACACGCCGCGGCCGTCAGCGGGTCCAGTTTCACCGCCTGGTGGATCTTCTCGCGGTCGTGCTCCAGTGCGCCCTCGACGACGAGGCGGTGGATTGACGCGTGCTGGCGCGGGAAGTGGGCGATTTCGGTGGGCAGTTCGCCCACGGAACACGGGTTGACGCCCGTCCCGTCGACGAGCACGGGAACCTCGACGCAGACGTCTTTCGGGAGGTTCTCGATGGCGTTCGTCTCGTTGGAGACGTTGAGGTTCATCCGCCGGGGCGTGTCGGTCTCCACGGCGTGGATGATGCGGGAGGCGTACTCTTCGGAGCGCTCCGGCGCGACCGTCTCGAGGTCGACGTCCATGTCGGGGTCGTCGCGATGGGCCGACCGCTCTTTCCAGCCCTCGAGGTAGGTGGCGGTCTCCATGCGCTCGGCGTAGTCCGTCCCCGTCATCTCCTCGATGGTCGCCTCGTCGGTCCGGAAGTAGGGCACGTACTCGGACATGTGATGGGAGGACTCCGTCGGGAAGTAGCCGAAGTGGCGCATCATCTCGAAGCGGACGGTGTCGCGCTCGTAGATGTCGGGGTCGTCCATCGCCTCGCGGAGCGCGGGGTAGATGCTCTCGCCGTCGTGTTCGGCCGTCAGGAACCAGGCGACGTGGTTGATGCCCGCCACCCAGTAGTCGAGTTCGTCCTGCGGGACGTCGACGTAACTGGAGATTGCCTCGGCGGTGTGGGGGACGCTGTGACAGAGGCCCACCGTCTCGACGTCCGTGGCGTCGTACAGCGTCTGGCAGAGGATCGACATCGGGTTGGTGTAGTTCAGGAAGAGCGCGTCGGGACACACCTCCTCCACGTCGTTCGCGATGTCGAGCATCGTCGGGATGGTCCGCAGGGCCCGGAAGATGCCGCCGGGTCCGATGGTGTCGCCGATGGCCTGCTTCACGCCGTATTTCTCCGGGATGCGGATCTCGTTCTCGAAGGGCTCGGTGTCCCCGACGTTGATCATGTTGAGCACGTAGTCCGCGCCCTCCAGGGCTTCGACCCGGTCCGTGGTCGACTCGACGGTCGCGTCCAGGCCGGCGTTGTCGACCATCGACTCCGCGACCCGCGCGGTCTGTTCGAGGCGGTGCTCGTCGATGTCCATCAACGCGATTTCGCTGTCCTCCAGTTCGTCGAACGAGAGGACGTCGCCGACGAGCGTCGTGGCGAACACCATGCTACCCGCACCGATGAAGGTGATCTTCGGCATGCGTCGACACAGTGGCGTTCGCTGGATAAATATACCGGTGGCCGGGACGAGCGGGCCCGCCATCAGTGACGTCCGGGACTGGGCGCCGGTTCCGGAGAGTATTGTCGGGAAATTAATGGAAATATATATACCTATCCTTCACGACTGTCAATGCGAAGCAATGCCAGACAGCAGTCCGGACAGCCTTCGGCGACGAAAACTCGTACAGAGCATCGGCCTGGGCGCTGGTATCGCCCTGGCCGGGTGTAGTGGCGACGGCGGAGACGGTGGTAGCCTGGAAGGAGACGGCGACGGTGGCGGGGATAGTCTCGGGACAGAGACCGGGGGAGGTGACGGCGGTGACGGTGGATCCGGCGCCGACGTACTCCACTGGGACGCGGGGCTCCCCTCCAACGAGGAGGACCTCGAAACGGCGTTATCGAACATCCAGAGCTTCTTCGAGGAGCGCACCGGCGAGCAGCTGCAGATCACCGACTACACCTACGAGGACATGCGCTCGGCGTACCTCACGGGCGCTCGGTCGGGCGACCCCGACTCCGTAGAGGGTGTCCTCTCGCACCTCACCGAGTACATCGAGGCGGACCTCATCGAACCCATCGGGGACAAGGCCGAGGCCCTGGAGTGGTACGACGGCTACGTCGAGAGCACGATCGAGGCGATGTCGTACCAGGGCGAACTGTACGCGCTCCCCTACACCGGGAACGGACGCGCGTTGATCTACCGCACCGACATCCTCGAGGAACTGGGACAGGACCCGCCGGAGACGGCGGACGAGTTCCTCGAGATCGGTCGGCTGATCAAGGCAGAGACCGACGTCACGCCGTTCCACAACTGCACCAAGGACGGCGGCGTCCGCGCGTTCCAGGAGTGGATGTCCCACGTCTACCAGCACACCGAGAACCTCTACGCGACCGACGGGGACGGCTGGACGCTGAACGTCGACGCGGACACGCTCGGCCTCGTCTTCGACAAGTACTACTACCAGGTGTGGGCGAGCGACGACCCCATCGCCGACCCCGACCAGCTGGGGACCGGCTGGCAGGTCAACGACCCCGAGTACATCAACGGCAACCTCGCGATGATCGAGTGCGGGCCGTGGATCCGCGGCTGGACGAGCGGCCCCGAGATCGACGACGAGGACGCGGCCTCGCAGGTTCTGGACGAGAACACGGCCGTCGATCACCTCCCCTACGCGGAGGGCGGGGAGCGCGGGACCTACCTCGAGGTCAAACCGGTCATGGTCAACGCCAACTCGGAGAACCAGGACCTGGGATTCGAGGCCGTCGCCTCCCGGTGTAGCCCGACGGTGATGGAAAAGCAGAAGTCCCACTCCCCGGGCAACTACGTCACGCCGGTCCACGAGGACGTCGAGACCACCCTGGAGAGCGAGAACTGGATGCCCTTTACCGACGTGTTCGAGACGGGTCGCGCGCTGGCGAAGATCTCCTGGGGCCCGGTGCGCCAGGAGTTCTACCCGCTGATGCAGGAGGTCGCCTACGGCGAGACCGACCCCTACGACGCCGGGAGCACGCTCCACTCGAACCTGAAAAGCCTGGAAGGCGACCTGTAATCCAGATGGCGACGAACACGAGTAAGGGTCCGGCCGAACGATTCCTCGAGGAGTTCAGGGCCTTCGTCTCGGAGACGTGGCTCGGCTACGCGCTCATCCTGCCGGCGACGATACTGGTCGCGGCGATCATCCTGTACCCGACGGTCCGGGGTATCCACATGGCGTTCCTCGAAGTATCGCTGCTCCAGCCCGGAGAGGAGTCGTTCGTCGGTCTCGAGAACTTCGCCGAGATGGCTAACGACGCAGTGTTCCGGACCGCGCTGTGGCAGACGGTGGTGCTCACCGCGCTCGCGGTGTCGATCCAGTACCTGCTCGGGATGGCGCTGGCGCTGGTGCTCAAGGAGAAGGTGCCGGGAATGCGCTTTTTCAGGAGCGTCTCGATGGTGACGTGGGTCCTGCCGATCATCGTGATGGTCATCCTGTTCCGGTTCATGGTCCAGAACGGCTTCGGCCCCGTGAACATCATCCTCGGCGCGCTCGGCCTGGAGACGACCTACTGGTTCGGCGACCCGGAGATGGCGTTCCCGCTCATCGTGTTGATGCACGTCTGGCGGAACGTCCCGTTCTACGCCATCGCGCTGATGGCGGCGATGAACTCGATCCCCGAGACCCAGTACGAGGCCGCGCGCCTCGACGGCGCGGGCGCACTCCAGCGCTTCCGCCACGTCACGCTCCCGCAGATCTCCTACGTGTCGATGATAATGATCGTGTTGCACGTCATCTTCACGTTCAACAACTTCGAGATCGTCTACCTCTCGACCGGCGGGGGACCGCTCGGCAACACCGAAGTGCTCGCGACGTACGTCTACAAGACGGCCTTCGAGACGTACGCGCTCGGCTACGCGGCGAGCATGGGCGTCGTGATGCTCATCATCATGCTCACGTTCACCGCAGTGTACGTGAAACTGGAGGACACCGACTGATGCACAGCGAGGTATTCCATGGCAACTGAAACGGACGCTATCGACGGCGGAACCGGGACGACGAGCGCCATCCAGCGCTTCGACGAGTGGCTGGACGAAGACGTCTCTCCACGGCGAGCGCTGGCCGTGTACGCGGCCCTCGGGGTGTTCATGCTGTTCCTCCTGCTCCCGGTCCTGTACATGATACTGGCGACGTTCACGAACCAGACGTTCCTCTACTCGTCGGCGCTGCTCCCGTCGCTGTCCAGTCTAACGATCGCGAACTACGTCAACGTCCTCTCGACGGGCGCCTTCCAGCAGTACTTCGTCAACTCGACTATCATCGCGACGGCGACGACCGCGCTGACGCTGTCGGTCGGCACCCTCGCCGCCTACTCGCTGAGCCGGTTCGACTACCCGGGGCGAGGATCGCTCCTGCTGGCGTTCCTCGGGACTCAGATGTTGCCGTACGTACTGATCCTGATCCCCTTCTTCCTGTTGATGTACACGCTGGACCTCATCAACTCCCACCTCGGGATCATCATCGCCCACTCGGTCATCGCCCTGCCACTGGCGATCTGGCTGCTGAAGGGTTACTTCGACGACATCCCCGAGTCGCTGGACGAGGCCGCCAAGATGGACGGCTGTTCGCAACTGGACGTCCTGGCCCGGGTCATCCTCCCGCTGTCGCTGCCGGGCCTGGCCGTGGCGGGATTCTACACGTTCACCATCTCCTGGAACGACTTCCTGCTCGTCTCGGTGCTCTCCCAGACCGGTGCGACCCGCACGCTCCCCTACGGGCTGCAGCTGTTCCAGTCCCAGAACCAGGTCGCCTGGCACCTCGTGCTCACGGCGGCGACGATCACCATGGTTCCGGTCATCGTCCTGTTCGCGGCGGTCCAGCAGTGGGTCGTCAAGGGCCTGGCCAGCGGCGGCATGAAGGGGGCGTGACCACGGAGCCCCCCTTCGTTCGCGGCTCCCCGCTCCAGTCCCTCGTCGTCGGTCTGGCGTTTCGTCGTCGGTCTGGCGTTCGGTGTCCCACCGTCGTGGCGACACCCGATTTCGGCACTACTTATAAGAATTGAGCAATACTATTTTATTTGGTACTACGAAGTACGGCGTCGAACGTCGTTCGCGGACTAGAACTCACAACCGCTTCGAGCGGACACAGAACGCCGTCTCAGCCCGGATCAAATTCACCGGCCGATTCGCGCGATCTCGAAGATAGTCTTGACAATTGTGGCCTATATGGCGGTTTCGACGCTCAGCCGTCTGGTTCTGCTTCAGACAAGCTACTTCCGTTTCTTCTGACTAATTTCTTATAGTACATCGGAATGATATAGAAGGTGCCAATTACACCTGGCGCCCTGATCCATCCCTGTCCGAGACGCGTACTGACGGTCACCGTGGCTGGCCGCTGTCGCTACGGGCCAGGAGCGGGTGTGAAAACGATGTGAAAAACTGCAAACCGTCAAAACGGCCACCGATGGCCGCGTTCGACCGACGAACCGCGCGCCCTAGAACGGTGCTGCGGGACCTTCGTCGTCGTCGCCGCCAATCTCGCCGCCGCGGGAGTCGCCGGGCATCGAGGGACCCGACCCGCCGCCCATGCCGCCACCGCCGCCCATGCCGGTGTTCGCGTGGACGGTGTCGATCTCCGGGATCTCCTTGGTCATGCGCGTCTTGATGGCCTGGATGGTCATCGGCGAGATGCCACAGCCCGAACAGGCGCCGCCGAGCTGGATGGTGACGCTGCCTTCCTCGCGGTCGAGGTTCTCGATGGCCGCGTTCCCGCCGTGCATCTGGATCTGGGGGAAGTTGCGGCGCAGGAAGTTGGAGATGCGCTCCTTCAGGTCGTCGTTCGCGGCCTCGTCTGTTTCGGTGCTCATGATATCCTGTCTTTGATTCCGCGGGCGCTTAGACCTTTGGACTCACCCGTTCGTTGCCCGCGGTCCGGAACGGGGGGTCGGGCCGACGACGGTGGGCGGTCACTCCTCGAAGCCGAAGATGCGCCGGTGCTGGCGCTCCAGCTCCTGGACGTAGCGTTCGAGCACCGCCTCGACCTTCTCGTCGGCGACGACGATAGCGTCCATGCGGTCGACGGGACTCTCTGGCAGGTCGATCCGGAACTCGCCGTCCCCCTCGTAGAACGGCTCGGACTCGTTGAGGATCTGCTGGTCGATTGCGTGGATCAGTTCCGAGTCGTACGCGTCGTTCATCTCCTCGAAGGCCTGTTTGTACGCCTTCTGTAGCTCGGGGAAGTAGTTCGCGTACTTGTCCTCGAACTGTTCGGGGTCGAAGTCGGTCATTGCCAGACGGATCGGCGCCCCCAGATAAAGGTCACGCGGTCTCTCCGCGTTCGCGACCGGCCCGTCGCCCCTGCCCTCGCCGCCGCGGTGCCTGCCGCTCGATTACCGGCGGACGGGCTGGCTGGCGTCTTTCTTCGGCAGGTACACCGTGAGGTAGCCGACGAAGACGATGCCGAACAGCCCCCCGAGGACGAGGTACACCTCGACGCCGATACCAGCGAAGATGGCGACTATCTCGTCGACCGTCGCGATGGGGTCGGCCAGCCCGAACGCCTCGACGTAGGTGAGGACGGCCAGGACGGCGACGAGGAACAGGTCCAGCACGTCGCGCTCTTGCATTCCGTGGGTACTCTCTGGAGCAGACGCTTAGCTCTTTTTGCCGTTCAGTGTAGTGTGTGTAGTGAGCGATCTGGTGGGTTCGGGGTTGTGACGGAGTAGGAGACGACAACAACTCTCAGAAAGCCCTCGACGCGCTCCGGTCCCGCGGCCCCGCTGTCGTCCGAAAATCG contains the following coding sequences:
- the melA gene encoding alpha-galactosidase — its product is MPKITFIGAGSMVFATTLVGDVLSFDELEDSEIALMDIDEHRLEQTARVAESMVDNAGLDATVESTTDRVEALEGADYVLNMINVGDTEPFENEIRIPEKYGVKQAIGDTIGPGGIFRALRTIPTMLDIANDVEEVCPDALFLNYTNPMSILCQTLYDATDVETVGLCHSVPHTAEAISSYVDVPQDELDYWVAGINHVAWFLTAEHDGESIYPALREAMDDPDIYERDTVRFEMMRHFGYFPTESSHHMSEYVPYFRTDEATIEEMTGTDYAERMETATYLEGWKERSAHRDDPDMDVDLETVAPERSEEYASRIIHAVETDTPRRMNLNVSNETNAIENLPKDVCVEVPVLVDGTGVNPCSVGELPTEIAHFPRQHASIHRLVVEGALEHDREKIHQAVKLDPLTAAACTLDEIHEMTEELLAANEDHLPRLE
- a CDS encoding carbohydrate ABC transporter permease, with the translated sequence MATNTSKGPAERFLEEFRAFVSETWLGYALILPATILVAAIILYPTVRGIHMAFLEVSLLQPGEESFVGLENFAEMANDAVFRTALWQTVVLTALAVSIQYLLGMALALVLKEKVPGMRFFRSVSMVTWVLPIIVMVILFRFMVQNGFGPVNIILGALGLETTYWFGDPEMAFPLIVLMHVWRNVPFYAIALMAAMNSIPETQYEAARLDGAGALQRFRHVTLPQISYVSMIMIVLHVIFTFNNFEIVYLSTGGGPLGNTEVLATYVYKTAFETYALGYAASMGVVMLIIMLTFTAVYVKLEDTD
- a CDS encoding NifU family protein, which produces MSTETDEAANDDLKERISNFLRRNFPQIQMHGGNAAIENLDREEGSVTIQLGGACSGCGISPMTIQAIKTRMTKEIPEIDTVHANTGMGGGGGMGGGSGPSMPGDSRGGEIGGDDDEGPAAPF
- a CDS encoding DUF5783 family protein produces the protein MTDFDPEQFEDKYANYFPELQKAYKQAFEEMNDAYDSELIHAIDQQILNESEPFYEGDGEFRIDLPESPVDRMDAIVVADEKVEAVLERYVQELERQHRRIFGFEE
- a CDS encoding ABC transporter substrate-binding protein; the encoded protein is MPDSSPDSLRRRKLVQSIGLGAGIALAGCSGDGGDGGSLEGDGDGGGDSLGTETGGGDGGDGGSGADVLHWDAGLPSNEEDLETALSNIQSFFEERTGEQLQITDYTYEDMRSAYLTGARSGDPDSVEGVLSHLTEYIEADLIEPIGDKAEALEWYDGYVESTIEAMSYQGELYALPYTGNGRALIYRTDILEELGQDPPETADEFLEIGRLIKAETDVTPFHNCTKDGGVRAFQEWMSHVYQHTENLYATDGDGWTLNVDADTLGLVFDKYYYQVWASDDPIADPDQLGTGWQVNDPEYINGNLAMIECGPWIRGWTSGPEIDDEDAASQVLDENTAVDHLPYAEGGERGTYLEVKPVMVNANSENQDLGFEAVASRCSPTVMEKQKSHSPGNYVTPVHEDVETTLESENWMPFTDVFETGRALAKISWGPVRQEFYPLMQEVAYGETDPYDAGSTLHSNLKSLEGDL
- a CDS encoding carbohydrate ABC transporter permease — translated: MATETDAIDGGTGTTSAIQRFDEWLDEDVSPRRALAVYAALGVFMLFLLLPVLYMILATFTNQTFLYSSALLPSLSSLTIANYVNVLSTGAFQQYFVNSTIIATATTALTLSVGTLAAYSLSRFDYPGRGSLLLAFLGTQMLPYVLILIPFFLLMYTLDLINSHLGIIIAHSVIALPLAIWLLKGYFDDIPESLDEAAKMDGCSQLDVLARVILPLSLPGLAVAGFYTFTISWNDFLLVSVLSQTGATRTLPYGLQLFQSQNQVAWHLVLTAATITMVPVIVLFAAVQQWVVKGLASGGMKGA
- a CDS encoding ABC transporter ATP-binding protein, encoding MGELEIRNLTKVFNDDSGDIVAVDDFEAEIEDGELIVLVGPSGCGKSTTLRCIAGLETPTRGDILVDGNDVTDNKPKNRDMAMVFQNYALYPHKTARGNMAFGLKMTTDLSKEEIDERVEEVAAMMGIEDLLGKKPDELSGGQQQRVALGRAIVREPEVFLMDEPLSNLDAKLRTQMRTELQSLQQEFGVTTVYVTHDQTEAMTMSDRIAVLNGGQLQQLGTPLECYHEPANRFVASFIGSPSMNFFELELDTAGSPTLVNETFEYELDDDVYADVEGTGDRFTLGIRPEDVEAVPADTRNAIPAEVEVTEPLGDVTYVYLNVGDQQYTATLEGDIVLEAGRTIHVTFPQEKIHLFDGDTGEAVRNRTPPEVDDFGSLTGVETDQGAEIAE